GCGGTCGAGGAGGACGGCGCCCGCGATCAGGCCGCTGTTGTGGGCGGTGCGTCCGGTTCTCGCGTCGGACTGGCGGCGGAGGAGCGCGGCACCCTCAGCGAGGACCTCGGCGCGGTGAGCGGTGACGAGGGTCTCGGCGCGGTCGACGTCGTGCAGGGTGGCGATCCCGCCGTGGCTGTCCTCGGACAGGGCGGCGATGATCTGACGGCGGGCGCTCACGCGGACCGCCGATCCTGCTGAGTCGGCAGCGGGTTGGCCTTCAGGTGGCGGCGGGTCGCGGCGTGCGTCGGGTGCTTGATCAGCGACGCACCCCGCATCACCACCGCCGCCGTCTTCGCCGACAGATCCGCCAACGGCTTCGCCAACTTCGCCATCCGGGCCGCCACCCGCATCGCCTGCGGCCCCGTCAGCGCGACCTTCGTCGACATCCGCTCGACGAGCCGGGCCTGAAGCGTCTCGAACGCCAGCTTCTGGGCGTTCCGCTCGTCGGCGTCGCGAGGGGTCTCCTCGCAGACCATCGCGGTGAACTCCTCGAAGAACTCGCCGGACAGGAGGTCGAGGAGTTCGCCGACGTTGGCGTGGACGAGGGGCTCGACGTCGGCGGTGACCATGAGGGGGGTGGCCTCGATGTACATGGGGCCACGCACGGAGTTGTCGGTCATCGGAGTGCGCCCTTCGGGGAGGTGAGCAGGAGGATGGCGAGGGCGGCCGCGTCCCGGAGAGCCTCACGAGACGGGCGGCAGGCCTGGCGGGCGGAGTGCTTGGCGTTGTCCCACTCGCGCAGCAGCGGGTACACGGCGTCCGACCGGACGACGTCCCACACCACGGGCTTCACCGCTTCGAGCGGGCGGGGCCACGCCCACACCTCCGCCCCGACGAGCAGGAAGTACGGGACGCTGCACGCCGCGAACAGGCCGCAGGTTCCGCTCACGGCGCTGGCCGGGGTCAGATCGGCGAACAGGAAGACCAGGACGTTCACCGCGGGCCACCCGTCTCGGGCAGGTCGTGACCCACCAGGTACGAGTGGTGCACAAACACCTCGTGCTCACCCGCAGGCGACGGCGCGAGGATCCGCGACAACTTCTCCGCCGACCGGTCGGGGTCCGGCGTCTTCCGGGCCCGGAGTTCCCGAACCACGTCGTCGAGCGCCTCGTTCGTGGTGTGCCGCTCCGCCCGCAGCGCGGCCACCTCTGCCCGCAGCTTCTCCAGCTCGGCCGCCGTCTCCGGCGACATCAGCATCTGAGCCGACTCCAGCGCCAACGCGATACCCGCCGCCGTCCGGTTCTGCGTCAGCGCCGCCAGGATCACACCCGCCGCCGAGTTCACTCGCTTCGTGTTCACGCGGCACCGCCCTCGGCCAGCGCCGGGATCCCACGCTCCGCACGGAACTCAGCGATCGCCGCCTCGCAGCAGACCGGCTCGCCCTCGACGGAGTGCTCGTCCTGGACCATGCGCTCGTCGAACGCGTCGTCAGCGGTCAGTACCTCCCAGCCGAGGTCACAGTGCGAGCAGACATGCGTCTCCTTGCAGGTGACCCGGCCGGCCTTCACATGCGGCCGCTTCAGCAGCTCCGCGAGCAGCTCCTCGCAGCGCCTGCGGTAGTCACCGTCGATGTCCCGGCTGGCCAGGCGGTCGCTCACGTACACCCCGCCCAGGTCACCGAGCGGACGCGGTGCGATCTCGATGTCGAAGGGGAGCCCGGCGAGTTCGCCGTCCAGTCCCTCGAAGCCGAGGGCGCTGATCGGGATGTGGGTGGCCTGGGGCGCGATGGTCACGATCACGCGCCAGTCGTCGCGGTAGGTCTTCTTCACGCCGCACCGCCCAGCAGCGGCAGCTCCGTACCGAAGATGGCCTCAAGTTCCATCCGCGTCGACATCACCAGACGCGGGCACTTCTCCGGGTCGACGCCGTCGATCACGTACAGCGCCGCACCGTTCCGCGTGTGCTCGGTGGCGCGCCAGATCTTGCCGTTCGGGGCGACCAGGTCGCCGGTCGTGTTCTCGGGGCCGCTAATCTGAGTGGTCACGGTGACCTCTTTCTGTGATGAGGGGTTGCCGAAGTCGGGGGCTGCTCAGGCCGGCAAGCTGCGAGCGGCCCTTCGGCGTGTGTGGGATCAGGCGGCGTCGGCCGTAAGCGCCGCGACCGGGCGTGACTTGGGGGCCGAGGCGAACACCGCGCGGACCTGCTCGCGGAGTTCGGGCCGCATTGGCGGCGCCGCGTCGACACTGCGGCGGGCCGCTTCGATGACGGCCGGGCCGAGAAGGCGCTCAGCCTCCGCGAGGGAGAACCGGGGCGCGATCATGCTGGTACCGCGGCCAAGCACGGGGGCTCGGTGGGGGCTTCGACGGTGCGGCCGGTGTGCTCCCACAGGACGAGGAGGTCTACTCCAAGCCGTTTGGCAATTGCCAGGGCTTCGTCGTGGGTGGCGGTGCTGCGTTCACCGGAGCGCAGGTGGCCGATCTTGCTGGGGTGGCATCCGGCCGCGTCGGCGAGTTCGCGGACGCTGACTTCGCGGCCGTTGCCCGTGCGCTTCATGAGCCGGACCAGGAGGTCAGGGTCGACGAGCACCATGGGGTTGTGCTGGGGTCGCATGTTCACCTCCGTAGACAGAGTGTGCGTTTGCGTGAACAAGGACGACAGTACACGTCCGTAGACAAGCTGTCTACGCAAACGCACAGCGCGTCAAAATCCGGTCATCAGCCCTGGAGGGGATGGCGCTCACAGTGTCTTTGCGTAGACACTTTGTGCCGGGGGGTGAATGGTTGTGCCCACTGACCTGGTATTTACTCAGTGATCAACACGATTACCGTAGACATCAAACGTCACGTAGGGGATCGAGAGGGCACAATGCATGCCATGACCGAGCAGCGGTTCGACTTCAGGGATCTCCTCCGGCGGCGCCGGGCGGAACTCGGCCTCAGCCTGCGTGACATGGAGGACCGCTCCATCGACCCGGCGAGCGGCGCCCAGGCCAAGTTCGGATGGCTCTCCAAAGTCGAGAACGGCAAGCCGACCGACCCCCCGAAGGAAGACGTACTCCTCGCGATCTCCATCGGGTACGGGCTCCCCGAGACAGTGGTCAAGGCTGCGGCGGCGAAGCAGTTCATGGGATTCGATCCGGCCTCCGATCCCACCGTGATGTGGAGCGGCGACCTCACGACGCGAGTCATCGTGGCGCACGCGGAGGGGCTGTCCGAGGAGGAGCGCCGGCAGTTGGCCGATATCGCGGAGACCTTTGCCCGGAGGAAGACGCAGCGTAGCGGCTCCGCAGAGGGCAAGTCGGACGAATAGTACGACTTTCCATTACTCAGTGATTCGCACTGGTCACACCCTGATCGGTATGGCAGTGTCTGTGATCCGCCTGGGGGGCGCAAACAGATCACTCCACATGTGCGCTCGAACGTCAGAGCGAGAGCGCGCGTGAGGCTGTACCTGGGGAGGCAGTGCGATGGCGGACGAGGAGTACGAGGGGAACGAAGAGCCGCGCGAAGACCCGTCCGGCGAGGACGCGCCCCAGCCGGAACCTGACGCGCCTCGGGCGGTCTTCCGGATGGAGCTGGTCGACAGCCTCCCCGGAGACCGCGCCGTAGTAGGGGTAGAGCAGGAGGGCGAGTTCATGTGGCTCGCCTCCAAGAAGCATGTGACCCAGCAGGCGGTCGAGGAGTTCACCGATCAGCTGACGCGGATCGTGAGCGAGGGCTGGTGGGTGCAGAACTGGCCCGGAGCCCGCGGCTGACGCAGTAGTAATGGAACCCGCAGGTGCGGCACCTGCGGGTTTATTACGGTCATAGCAGGGGCTTCGATCTGGCCATCGCCAGCGCCGTGCTCGGCGCGGCCGAACGGATCGACCCACGGGTGCTCGCCGACATCGTCATGATCGGAGAGCTCGGCCTGGACGGACGGGTGCGCCCGGTCCGGGGCATCCTGCCCGCCGTACTGGCCGCGGTAGACGCCGGATACGAGCAGGTGGTCGTGCCGGAGTGCGCCGCCGCCGAGGCGGCACTGGTCCCCGGCGTGTCCGTGCTCGGGGTGCGCAGCCTGCGGCAGCTGATCGCCGTCCTCGCCGACGAGCCGGTCCCCGACGAGGAACCGGACGAGGCGGGCCGCCCGGATCCGCTCCTGGCCGGCCTGCGGATGCCCGGCACGGGAGCGGCCACCGGGATGCACAGCATGGGCGCCGCCCATCAGGACCAGGAGCACGACCTCGCGGACGTGGTCGGACAGAGTTCGGCTCGGACCGCGGTGGAGGTGGCCGCGGCCGGCGGACACCACCTCTTCCTGGAGGGACCGCCCGGGACCGGCAAGACCATGCTCGCTGAGCGCCTGCCGGCCGTCCTGCCCCGGCTGAGCCGGCAGGAGTCGCTGGAGGTCACCGCGGTCCACTCGGTGGCCGGGCTGCTGCCGCCGGGCAAGCCCCTCATCGACGTGGCCCCGTACTGCGCCCCGCACCACTCGGCCACGATGCAGTCGCTGGTCGGGGGCGGGGCCGGGTTCGCCCGACCGGGCGCCGTCTCGCTGGCCCATCGGGGGGTGCTCTTCCTCGACGAGACCCCCGAGTTCGGCAGCCACGCCCTCGACGCCCTGCGGCAGCCCCTGGAGGCCGGGCACGTGGTGATCGCGCGCAGCGCCGGAGTGGTGCGGTTCCCGGCACGGTTCCTGATGGTGCTCGCCGCGAATCCCTGCCCGTGCGGCCGGTTCTCGCAGCGGGACACCCAGTGCGAATGCCCGCCCTCGGCGATCCGCCGCTACCAGGCACGGCTCTCCGGCCCGCTGCTCGACCGGGTCGACCTGCGCGTCGAGGTCGACCCGGTCAGCCGGGCCGAGCTCGCGCACCGTGGTCCCGGAGGCGAGTCCACGGCGATCGTCGCCGACCGGGTCAGGGCCGCCCGGGAACGTGCGGCGGCCCGGCTGGCGGGCACTCCGTGGCGGACCAACAGCGAGGTGCCGGGGCGGGAGCTGCGCAACCGGTGGCATGCCGCGATCGGTGCCATGGACGAGGCGGAGCGCAGCCTGGAGCGAGGGGTGCTGACCGCCCGGGGGCTCGACCGGGTCCTGCGCGTCGCCTGGACCGTCGCCGACCTGGTCGGCCACGACCGGCCCGGCACGATGGACGTGAACCTGGCCCTCCAACTGCGCACGGGGGTGCCGCGCGGGGTGCCGATGGCCCTCGGGGCGCTGACGTGAACGGCGGCGGCGAACCGGCCGGCGAGCGGCTCGCCCGGGTCTTCCTCGGGCGGGTCCTCGAGCCCGGCGACGAGGTGGGCGGGCAGTGGGTGCGGGAGCGGGGCGTGCCGGAGGTGGTGCGTCGGCTGCGGGACGACGGGGAGCCGTTGCCCGGGGTGACCGCGCGGCGCTGGGCCGGCCTGCGGGCGCGGGCCGGGCAGGCCGAGCCGGAGCGGGATCTGGCCCTCGCGCGGGAGGCCGGGGTGCGGTTCGTGTGCCCGGGAGACGCCGAGTGGCCGGGGACGCTGGACGAACTCGGGGACGCCCGGCCGCTCGGGCTCTGGGTGCGCGGGCGGCCCAGTCTGCGGATGTGGGCGCTGCGGTCGGTCGCCGTCGTCGGTGCCCGTGCCTGCACCGAGTACGGCGCCCATATGGCGGCCACCCTCTCCGCCGGCCTCGCCGAACAGGGCTGGGTCGTGGTGTCGGGCGGCGCCTACGGGGTGGACGGCGCGGCCCACCGGGGCGCCCTCGGCGCGGGCGGCGCCACCGTCGCCGTCCTCGCCTGCGGAGTCGACCAGCCCTACCCGCGCGGCCACACGGCGTTGATCAACAGGATCGCCGAACAGGGGCTGGTGATCGGCGAGTTGCCGCCCGGCGATCATCCGACCCCGAGCAGGTTCATCCTGCGCAACCGGGTGATCGCCGCGCTCACCCGGGGCACGGTCGTCGTCGAGGCCGCCTACCGCAGCGGCTCGCTGGTCACGGCTCGGGCAGCCCAGCGATTGGGCCGGCACACGATAGGGGTGCCGGGGCCGGCCACGAGTGGTCTCTCCGCCGGTGTGCACGAACTGCTACGGGGAGAGGCCGTACTGGTCACCGATGCCGCGGAGGTCGTCGAACTGGTCGGCGACATGGGTGAGCTGGCCCCCGACCGGCGTGGCCCCGCGCTGCCGCGCGATCTGCTGGAGCCGGCTGCCCGAAGGGTCCTGGCCGCGCTGCCCGCCCGCAGACCCGCGGCGGTCGACGAGGTCGCCCGCGAGGCCCGGACCACACCGGACGACGCGATCGCGAGACTGTACGAACTCAGAGCGCTCGGCTACGTCGAACGACACGGCGACGGCTGGAAGTTGACACGCCAGGCGGTGGTCTCCGTTCGAGGAGGTCGACGTCCATGTTGACCCGGGGGGTTCGGCCGTCCGGGGGAACGCCGAAAGCCTTGGGGATTCAGGCAGTTGACCCGCCCCGGGGTCGACCGCCGTGACCGCCGTGACCCTGGAGTGCGCCCAGCGGAACGTATCTGCGTACCGGTCCGGGCTCGCCCTTCGCGCACCGCGACACTTCAGTCACGCTACGCTCACGAGGATTCCGGCACAGAACGGCACCTCTGCACCACGCGGTACCCACCTCACGCACTTCACGGCAGAACGGCACAAGGCGACGAATGCCCCAGCACACCTCCGGGTCCGACCGGGCGGCGATCACCCCAGCCGCCCGTGACGGTGGCAGCGTGCGGCCGCCCGCTCCCTCGACACTCGACGAGCTGTGGCGGTCGTACAAGGCGACGGGGGACGAACGGCTGCGGGAGCAGCTGATCCTGCACTACTCACCGCTGGTGAAGTACGTGGCGGGCCGGGTGAGCGTCGGCCTGCCGCCCAACGTGGAGCAGGCCGACTTCGTGTCCTCCGGGGTCTTCGGGCTGATCGACGCGATCGAGAAGTTCGACATCGAACGGGAGATCAAGTTCGAGACCTACGCGATCACCCGGATCCGGGGCGCGATGATCGACGAGCTCCGGGCGCTGGACTGGATCCCGCGGTCGGTGCGGCAGAAGGCGCGCAACGTCGAGCGGGCCTACGCGACGCTGGAGGCCCGGCTGCGGCGGACCCCCTCGGAGTGCGAGGTGGCCGCCGAGCTGGGCATCGCGGTGGACGAACTGCACGCCGTGTTCAGTCAGCTGTCGCTGGCCAACGTGGTGGCGCTGGAGGAGCTGCTGCATGTCGGGGGTGAGGACGGGGACGGCCTCAGCTTCATGGACACGCTGGAGGACACCGCCGCGGACAACCCCGTGGAGGTGGCCGAGGACCGGGAGCTCAGACGGTTCCTCGCGCGGGCGATCAACACGCTGCCCGACCGGGAGAAGACGGTCGTCACCCTCTACTACTACGAGGGCCTGACGCTGGCCGAGATCGGGAACGTGCTGGGCGTGACCGAGAGCAGGGTCAGTCAGATCCACACCAAGTCCGTCCTCCAGCTGCGCGCGAAACTGGCGAGCTTCGGCCGCTGAACCGGGCGGACCGGCCCGGCCGGACGACGGAAGTGCGGGCGGAGTCACTCCCGCCGGGGGTGGTGCGTCCGTAGAGTGGTCGACGTGCCAAGGATTCGAGCGGCCTCCGTGGCCGAGCACCGGTCGATGCAGCGTGCCGCCCTGCTGGACGCGGCACGCTCCCTGTTGTCCGAGGGCGGTACGGAGGCGCTGACCTTCCCGGCCCTCGCCGAGCGCACGGGACTCGCGCGCTCGTCCGTGTACGAGTACTTCCGGTCGCGGGCCGCCGTGGTCGAGGAGCTGTGCGAGGTCGACTTCCCCGTATGGGCGGCGGAGGTCGAGGCGGCGATGGCCGCGGCCGACGGGGCCGAGGCCAAGGTCGAGGCGTATGTGCGCCGGCAGCTCGCCCTGGTGGGTGACCGGCGGCACCGGGCCGTCGTGGCGATCTCGGCGAGCGAACTGGACGCGGGGGCCCGGGAGAAGATCCGGGCGGCGCACGGCGGGCTCGTGGCGATGATCGGGGCGGCGCTGGCGGAGCTGGGGCACGCGGAGCCCCGGCTGGCGGCGATGCTGTTGCAGGGCGTGGTGGACGCGGCGGTGCGGCGGATCGAGCTCGGGGCCGCGGAGGATCCGTCGGCGATCACGGACGCCGCGGTGGGAATGGTGCTGCGGGGCGTCCGGGGCTGAGTCACGGCAGGGGTACGCCGAGCACCGGCAGCAGCCGTGACGGGCCGCTCCGCCGTAGCCACGGAGGCAGCAGCGACAGCGGGTCCAGATAGGTCCTGCCGCTCAGCAGCCCCCAGTGCACACATGTTCTTGCGCAGTGCGAGCCCGTCGGCTCCACCGTGCCGACGACCTGGCCCGGCGCCACCTCGTCGCCCTTGCGCACCGACGTTCGTACCGGCTCGTAGGTGGTCCGCAGGGGCGGCAGGCCCGTCCCCGACAGTTCCACCGAGACGACGCCCCGGCCGGCCACCCGGCCCGCGAAGGACACCCGGCCGGCAGCCACCGCCCGTACCGGAGCGTCCGGCGGAGCCGCGAGGTCGACGCCCCGGTGGCCGCGGGCGTACGGGCCGGCCGGTGGCTCCCAGCCCCGCAGCACCGCCGGACGGGTGCCCACCGGCCAGGCCCGGCCGATCGCCGGGACGGGCGGCGCGGTGAGTGCCCGGGTTCCCGGTGCGACCTGCGGGGCCGCCCACGCCACCGTGGCCAGCGTCGTCATCGACAGGACCGGCAGCAGGGCCGTGAATCGCTGTGCGTACATGACGCCACCGTCCCGCGTTCCCGCGACGGCGGCCGGGACCTGTGGACCACCCGATGGTTGTGGACAGCGGCGTCACCCGGTGCCCCGCGGGTCCCGTACACTTCTTCTGGCGATCCGGGTCACCGGGTCGACTTCGCACGCCCCGGTATCGGGGGCCGGCCACGGTCGGTTCTCCGGTATCTGCGCCCCTCGGTCCTCAGTGGCTCGGCGCACGCGGGCGTCAGGCGCGGGAGCCGTCCGGTCCCCGCGGCACAACCGAGAAACCCAAGGAGAACGGCCATGGCCGTCGTCACGATGCGGGAGCTGCTGGAAAGCGGCGTCCACTTCGGTCACCAGACCCGTCGCTGGAACCCGAAGATGAAGCGCTTCATCTTCACCGAGCGCAACGGCATCTACATCATCGACCTGCTCCAGTCGCTGTCGTACATCGACCGCGCCTACGAGTTCGTCAAGGAGACCGTCGCCCACGGCGGCACGGTCATGTTCGTCGGCACGAAGAAGCAGGCGCAGGAGGCCATCGCGGAGCAGGCCACCCGCGTCGGCATGCCTTACGTCAACCAGCGCTGGCTGGGCGGCATGCTCACCAACTTCTCGACCGTCTACAAGCGCCTCCAGCGCCTCAAGGAGCTCGAGCTCATCGACTTCGAGGACGTCGCCGCCTCGGGTCTGACGAAGAAGGAGCTCCTGGTCCTCTCGCGTGAGAAGGCCAAGCTCGAGAAGACCCTCGGTGGTATCCGCGAGATGTCCAAGGTGCCCAGCGCCGTCTGGATCGTGGACACCAAGAAGGAGCACATCGCGGTCGGCGAGGCCCGGAAGCTCAACATCCCGGTCGTCGCCATCCTCGACACCAACTGTGACCCCGACGAGGTCGACTACAAGATCCCGGGCAACGACGACGCGATCCGCTCCGTCACCCTGCTCACCCGCGTGATCGCCGACGCCGTCGCCGAGGGCCTCATCTCCCGTTCCGGCGTCGCCACCGGCGACAAGGGCGAGAAGGCCGCCGGCGAGCCGCTGGCCGCGTGGGAGCGCGACCTGCTCGAGGGCGAGAAGAAGGCCGACGCCGAGACCACGGACGAGGCCGCCGAGAAGCCGGCCGAGGCCGCTGCCGAGGCTGAGGCCCCGGCCGCCGAGGCTCCCGCTGTCGAGGCCGAGGCCCCCGCCGCCGAGGCCCCCGCCGCCGAGGCTGAGGCCCCCGCCGCCGAGGCCGCTCCGGCCGCCGAGGGCGAGCAGGCCTGAGTCAGGCCGTAGGCCGTACGGTCGCCAGGTCGTCCGTACGGCCCTAGGGACGAAGTGACGGCGGGGGGTGCCGAGCGCACCGCCCGCCGTTCACCCACAGCCCCCAGATCTTCGAGACTTCGAACTCCGAGAGAGATTCACAGATCATGGCGAACTACACCGCCGCTGACGTCAAGAAGCTCCGTGAGCTCACCGGCGCCGGCATGATGGACTGCAAGAAGGCGCTGGACGAGGCCGAGGGCAGC
The sequence above is a segment of the Streptomyces asoensis genome. Coding sequences within it:
- a CDS encoding helix-turn-helix domain-containing protein, which codes for MRPQHNPMVLVDPDLLVRLMKRTGNGREVSVRELADAAGCHPSKIGHLRSGERSTATHDEALAIAKRLGVDLLVLWEHTGRTVEAPTEPPCLAAVPA
- a CDS encoding XRE family transcriptional regulator, whose protein sequence is MTEQRFDFRDLLRRRRAELGLSLRDMEDRSIDPASGAQAKFGWLSKVENGKPTDPPKEDVLLAISIGYGLPETVVKAAAAKQFMGFDPASDPTVMWSGDLTTRVIVAHAEGLSEEERRQLADIAETFARRKTQRSGSAEGKSDE
- the dprA gene encoding DNA-processing protein DprA, which codes for MNGGGEPAGERLARVFLGRVLEPGDEVGGQWVRERGVPEVVRRLRDDGEPLPGVTARRWAGLRARAGQAEPERDLALAREAGVRFVCPGDAEWPGTLDELGDARPLGLWVRGRPSLRMWALRSVAVVGARACTEYGAHMAATLSAGLAEQGWVVVSGGAYGVDGAAHRGALGAGGATVAVLACGVDQPYPRGHTALINRIAEQGLVIGELPPGDHPTPSRFILRNRVIAALTRGTVVVEAAYRSGSLVTARAAQRLGRHTIGVPGPATSGLSAGVHELLRGEAVLVTDAAEVVELVGDMGELAPDRRGPALPRDLLEPAARRVLAALPARRPAAVDEVAREARTTPDDAIARLYELRALGYVERHGDGWKLTRQAVVSVRGGRRPC
- the whiG gene encoding RNA polymerase sigma factor WhiG — translated: MPQHTSGSDRAAITPAARDGGSVRPPAPSTLDELWRSYKATGDERLREQLILHYSPLVKYVAGRVSVGLPPNVEQADFVSSGVFGLIDAIEKFDIEREIKFETYAITRIRGAMIDELRALDWIPRSVRQKARNVERAYATLEARLRRTPSECEVAAELGIAVDELHAVFSQLSLANVVALEELLHVGGEDGDGLSFMDTLEDTAADNPVEVAEDRELRRFLARAINTLPDREKTVVTLYYYEGLTLAEIGNVLGVTESRVSQIHTKSVLQLRAKLASFGR
- a CDS encoding TetR/AcrR family transcriptional regulator, yielding MAEHRSMQRAALLDAARSLLSEGGTEALTFPALAERTGLARSSVYEYFRSRAAVVEELCEVDFPVWAAEVEAAMAAADGAEAKVEAYVRRQLALVGDRRHRAVVAISASELDAGAREKIRAAHGGLVAMIGAALAELGHAEPRLAAMLLQGVVDAAVRRIELGAAEDPSAITDAAVGMVLRGVRG
- a CDS encoding M23 family metallopeptidase, whose amino-acid sequence is MYAQRFTALLPVLSMTTLATVAWAAPQVAPGTRALTAPPVPAIGRAWPVGTRPAVLRGWEPPAGPYARGHRGVDLAAPPDAPVRAVAAGRVSFAGRVAGRGVVSVELSGTGLPPLRTTYEPVRTSVRKGDEVAPGQVVGTVEPTGSHCARTCVHWGLLSGRTYLDPLSLLPPWLRRSGPSRLLPVLGVPLP
- the rpsB gene encoding 30S ribosomal protein S2, which encodes MAVVTMRELLESGVHFGHQTRRWNPKMKRFIFTERNGIYIIDLLQSLSYIDRAYEFVKETVAHGGTVMFVGTKKQAQEAIAEQATRVGMPYVNQRWLGGMLTNFSTVYKRLQRLKELELIDFEDVAASGLTKKELLVLSREKAKLEKTLGGIREMSKVPSAVWIVDTKKEHIAVGEARKLNIPVVAILDTNCDPDEVDYKIPGNDDAIRSVTLLTRVIADAVAEGLISRSGVATGDKGEKAAGEPLAAWERDLLEGEKKADAETTDEAAEKPAEAAAEAEAPAAEAPAVEAEAPAAEAPAAEAEAPAAEAAPAAEGEQA